A window of Caldisalinibacter kiritimatiensis genomic DNA:
ATAATCCCCTCGGTGTCTGCATATACTTCCCATTTACAGCTCTACTAACTGTGGATTCGTGAACCCCAATATCTTCTGCAATATCTTTTAAGACTAATGGTTTTAAAGCTTTATTCCCCTTTTCAAAGAAATCTTGTTGAAACTTTACAATAGATTTGGCAACTTTATATATAGTCATTCTTCTTTGCTCAATGCTTTTAATAACCCACATTGAAGAATTCAGCTTTTCTGTTAAAAATTTCGATATGTTTTGGTCCTTAGCCTTTTTTAACAGCTCTTTGTAATACTTGCTTACCATTAACCTTGGTGCTGTTACATCGTTTACAATTATTACATACTCCCCGTCTATATATTCAAGTATTACATCAGGCGTTATATACCTGATATTATCACTTTCATGTGAAAAACCTCTACCAGGCTTAGGCTCTAACGATTTTATTAAATCACAAATTTCTTGAGCTTTTTTCTTACTAATACTTAGTTTTTTAGCCAACTTCATAATTCTATTGTTGCCAATATCCTCTAAATGCCTCTCTACTACTAAATAAGGTATTTTATCCTCTATTCTCCTACTTTTAAGTTGTATAGTTAAGCATTCTTTTAAATTTCTTGCACCTACACCTACAGGGTCAAAGCTTTGAATTATCTGTAAAACCTTTTCAACTTCATCATATGGCACTCCTAGTTGTTTTCCTATTTCCTCGATAGAAGTTATTAGATAGCCGTTTTTATCAATACTATCAATAATTACTTCACCAATATTTTTGTATCTTTCATCAAATATTGACATATTCAATTGAAATAAAAGATGGTCTTTTAGTGTAGTTTTGACCTTCACAAAACTTTCAAAAGATTCTTTTTTTTCATCAGAGTTTTTAGGTTGTCTGTAGCTAATATCATCATATTGCTCAAAATACTCTTTCCAATCTATATCCTCTATTTTATCATTTATCTCATCAATATTCTCTTCTTTTTTATTAATTGTTTCAACTTCTAAAAGAGGATTTTCTTCTATTCGCTGCTCTATAAACTCCTGTAATTCCTGATTGCTAAATTGCAAAATTTGTATAGCTTGTCTTAATTCAGGAGTCATTACTAACTTTTGAGTTTGTTCAAGGTTTAAGTCAAACCCCAGTTTCATACATAACCAACTCCCAATATTACAGATTAGTCAATATTAATTGATATTTTAACATATTTTAAATAATTCTTCTCAAAAGTTTACTAATGCATAATATAAACTTTACCTTTATATTATAAAATTATTTATTACCTACAAATATTATACCAAAAATTTTATTTATTCAATAGAGGTAAAACATTTTCCCTGTGTCCGTAACCGATAATTAGGTGAAATTTAAAATGGCTGAAGGAGATTAAATCCCTCAGCCATTTTATTTTTACACTATTTTATAAATTAGCATTAAAGGTCAAATAAATGCATTATAAAATTTTTAAATAATTATTTTCCACCTTTTTCATAAGGTACACCATCAGCTGCTGGTGCTGTTGCTTTACCGACAAATCCCATAAGTATTAATAAGGTAAGTACATAAGGTAACATTGATAACAACTGAGTTGGTATCTGAATACCTGTACTTCCAAGATAAACAGCAATACCTTGAGCCGCTCCAAAAAGTAGACATGCCCACATTGCTCCCTGTGGTCTCCACTTACCAAAAATCATAGCTGCTAGTGCAATAAATCCATGTCCTGATATAAGAGTAGGTCTAAAATTCGATACTATAGCAAGACTCATAGCAGCACCACCAAAGCCAGCAAATACACCTGATAAAATTACTGCTAAGTACCTTATTTTAAATACATCAATTCCTAAAGTATCTGCTGCCCTTGGATGTTCGCCTACCGCTCTTATTCTTAATCCTAACTTGGTTTTATATAAAACATACCAAAGAACTAACACTAAAATAAAAGCTAAATACACAGTTGCATATTGGTTTAATACTAAATCAAAGAAGGAATTTTCAGCAAACATATTATTAAATGGTCTTGGCATTTTATGGTCAAGGGATATTGGTTTCGTCATAACTGAACCACTAAAGAACATTCTACTTAAGAATAAAGAGATACCCGCTCCTAAAAAGTTAATAGCAATACCAGATACAACTTGGTCTGCTGCAAATGTCACTGAAGCAACTGCATGTAAAAGTGCTAGGACACCACCTGCAATACCTGCTGCTAAAAATGCAAGCCACGGATTTCCAGAATAATAACCTACAGTTGCTCCTATAAAAGCACCAATTGTCATCATACCTTCAAGTCCAATATTTACAACTCCTGAGTTTTCAGAAACTACTCCACCCAAAGCTGTATATATAAGAGGTGTTGAATACATTAACGTAGTTCCTATAATAAAAGCTAAACTA
This region includes:
- a CDS encoding ABC transporter permease, which produces MLNSLAFIIGTTLMYSTPLIYTALGGVVSENSGVVNIGLEGMMTIGAFIGATVGYYSGNPWLAFLAAGIAGGVLALLHAVASVTFAADQVVSGIAINFLGAGISLFLSRMFFSGSVMTKPISLDHKMPRPFNNMFAENSFFDLVLNQYATVYLAFILVLVLWYVLYKTKLGLRIRAVGEHPRAADTLGIDVFKIRYLAVILSGVFAGFGGAAMSLAIVSNFRPTLISGHGFIALAAMIFGKWRPQGAMWACLLFGAAQGIAVYLGSTGIQIPTQLLSMLPYVLTLLILMGFVGKATAPAADGVPYEKGGK
- the rpoN gene encoding RNA polymerase factor sigma-54; the encoded protein is MKLGFDLNLEQTQKLVMTPELRQAIQILQFSNQELQEFIEQRIEENPLLEVETINKKEENIDEINDKIEDIDWKEYFEQYDDISYRQPKNSDEKKESFESFVKVKTTLKDHLLFQLNMSIFDERYKNIGEVIIDSIDKNGYLITSIEEIGKQLGVPYDEVEKVLQIIQSFDPVGVGARNLKECLTIQLKSRRIEDKIPYLVVERHLEDIGNNRIMKLAKKLSISKKKAQEICDLIKSLEPKPGRGFSHESDNIRYITPDVILEYIDGEYVIIVNDVTAPRLMVSKYYKELLKKAKDQNISKFLTEKLNSSMWVIKSIEQRRMTIYKVAKSIVKFQQDFFEKGNKALKPLVLKDIAEDIGVHESTVSRAVNGKYMQTPRGLFELKYFFSSGLSSRSGEVSSTSIKSMIKELIDNENPKKPLSDQKIANILKEKNIKISRRTVAKYRDEMNIPSSSGRRRY